ACAGATTTCAGTTATCTCTGTTTCTCTACCATATTTGTTCCGATTGGTCTTTTTTTCCCCAGATTCATAATTTATTGTACAAATTATCATATAATGAGTTATTAGCTTCTTCAGGCAGGGGAACTGAACAGATGAGGTACAGTTTATTTAGAATCCATTTTATGTTGCCTTCACAGCTGGGGTTTTTTAGACTTTAACTTGAAGTACAAGACCAACAAAGCTATTCCTCCATATGTGGCCAGCACACAATTCATTCTACCTGTCATAGTATAAGAGTTGAAGAATTTTTTAATACCAGTGAACTGGAATTGGGCATCAACCTCTGGACCGACCATGTTCACAACCTGGCCAACCTGCAGAGAGCTGCTGTCATGTCCTCCAAAGCTACTCCCTCACCTCTGCAGGCTCTGGCTGGAAGTGGCCGGAAGCTCTGTGCTCCTTCAATGGGCCGCAGCTACTCACTCCCCCGCGACAATTCCTGATTGATCTTTTTAAGGCTCTATTTCATTCTCTCTATATATccatttttatgcattttcttatatctattctattttattgtctttcttgtctttctttaagATACTTCTTTCCTAGATCAATTTGGTCTGTTTGCACTCTGTTATTATGTCTCtcaacatataacatatatggtCCATATATATTAGTAAGCCCATTTTTTTATCTCTCTAAATCATCTCCTTCTAccaaataatttctcttttggaGCTTCCACTTGCACTGCCTCGCAGTGTCCTCATTTCCCTACCTCTCTGCACCTCAAATAATGTCAAGTAATCTTCACTTCCACACAACGTGTTCTCACTCCCACTCAAGATGAAATGATAAAGGTAGTCAAAGCACTGGGTATCAATGTGTCCTGGTGtctaaatatactttatatctcAGTTAAATTTAATGTAAATCAGTCCTGGGACTATTTTTTGGCTCTTTTCTATGAAAAAATGAGGTACCTGAATATCTGCATAAACTTTATCTTCATTGCCCAACAGTAAAAATAGCAATAAGTTGGAGCATGTTGAGATAGTAAAGAAGATCCCCCAGTTACCCTGTTATTATGCTAATGCTCCATGCTGTGTCCACCTTCATCTTTTGCCCTTGCTGTTCTTTCTGCAGACAGTACTCTTCCAATTACAACCCAAGACCACCCCAGTGCTTAGGAAGCCAAACTTGAAGAAAACCTTTACCTTGCTGAACACACAATTTGTATCCAAATCCCTAGAAAATTACTTACAAAAATTGAAGCTCATTATCCCATGAGTGTGCCTCTTAGTGCTCTACTGTACCAAGCATGACTAAAAGACTGCAAGCATTCATTCATTAAAGAGACCACATTTTTGACACCATCTAATCAGTTTGGTGAGCAATTTGTGTGAAAAATCTTGAAAAAGTTTCTTAGCTTATGATGACTTTACAATACTTTGTCTTCAGTACCCAACAGTTTACTGGGCTTTAGGGGTGTGAAATAAATATGGATCTGGTGAGAGgtagacaaaattaaataaatcttatATCTATGAACCTGGCATGGAAGTGAAATGGGTCATCAAAGTAGTAATAACAGTGAACATTCTGAGTGAGTTCTCATTTCAGAAAAGGTCACTACTAAATCAGCTTCAAATGACTAGATGCCCTGGTCCTTGGTGTCAGAGAATGGTCTTACCTATTGAAAAAGGCATGAAAGCTTCACACTTCTTGAAGGCCCCATTGGCATCTAGAAAATGCCCAGGATTGAAGGTTTCTGGATTCTTGAAGTAATGTGGGTCAGagagagcagtgctcaggactggaAATACTTCAGTACCCTTAGGGAAGATCACAAGATCAGAAGACTTTGTCaattactccctcaactacaggTGGAGTGCAGAAGAATAACACCCTCATAATAGAACCATAGTGTTTACACTTGGAGGTTATAAGAACTCACATAAGGCATTCCAGATTCAGATTATTCTCACCTTTGGGATTATGTAGCCTCGGAAGTGTGTATCCTTGGTGACAATATGAGGCATAGCAATAGGGGAAAGATCCCAAAATCTCTGAATCTCATGGATGACTGCATCTGTGTATGGCATTTTAGTTCGGTCGTTGAGGGTGGGTGCACGATGCGAGCCAATTACTTGGTCAATCTCTTTCTGAACTTTCTCTGAACACAAGAGGGGGAACGTGAgctacattcaaagaagcatgtAGCAAGAAAATTCCTATTTTATTCCATAGGCAAATGAACCAGGGAACCCTATAGGAACTATTACAACATTTCTTTCTGGAGGGGATTTTTCAgatttgcatgtttctcttcttttctgtctcctgaacctctcctgagagaGCCAGGAGGGGTCCAGCAAAAATGGTCTCCTAGAGGCACCCAGGCCTAAAGGCCAAGAAAGATCAAGTGAGTAAAAACTGGCTATCAGAGGCAACAGGCAGAGAGTCGattcctttgtctgtgaatgtgGGAGGAGTCTGCCCCTCTTGTGAGattagcaactgggagagactaaGGGGAactgttggctttgcatgtttctcttctgtTTCCTGAAGCTCTCCTAAGAAGGCCAGGAagagcccagcaaaaactgtctcctagaggctccagaggagcatggccactcttcGCTTCATGGCCTTGTGCTCTTTCTAACTATTGAACCCCATcaaaacatgcagaaaaaattacactgcaagcgtgacaatggggaaacctcccaggcaaacaccatgcatagagaatgaagatgataactctgatgatccaaaaaatatcaaccatctaattaatctctcagataaggaatttaaaatagaaatgtggAGGAAcctcatggaaataaaagaaaacataactttagctgaacagaacacaaagacagaaatcagaaaactctaagctgaaataacagatctgaaaaacatgttagttgaactgaaaacctcaatggaaagcctctccaacagggtgaCAGCAGcccaggacagaatcagtgaactggaagataaaatgcagaacaactccacatagcagaagagattggaaaagaaccttaacgcaaatgatcagataatggaaaaagtactcaaggaatgtgaacagatgaaaataaaagtctttgataaactcaacagaaacaatataagaattatttgaGTCCCGGAGGCCCacgaaggagatccccaggaagaatcaacagtcaaagatgtaatcacagagaaactcccagagctaaagactttatgcaatcaaatcctgcatgcctgaagagtaccagctaaaaaagacccgaagaaaaaacaccccaagacacatcgtagtcaaaatgatgaatcccacagatagagaaagaatactgaaagcagcaagatcaaaaagggaaattacattcaaaggagcatccttaagatttacagcagacatgtcacaagaaactctcaaggccagaagacagtggtgggatactaCACCCAGcttgactcatgttcaggtttgaaggaaggatacatagcttcacagataagcaacagctcagaaactttacagatgcaaaaccagccttaaagtaaaaactgaaagatttactttaagacaagacagaccaacagacacaacaaacttatacacatagatgacattaaatcctatgacaatcatctccctcagtgtcactagactaaatgcaccaattaagagacgcAGAGTGATAAAATGAATCATaaagatgaatctaaccttcttctgcctacaagaaccacacctgaataatcagaataaaCAAAGAGTCGAAATAAAAGGCTggtggaaaatcatccaagcaaacaacacccttaaaaaagctggggtggccatattaatatcagatgacacaaactttagactcaggaaAGTAGTGaaacttcatactaatcaagggatatgtgcaacaggaacaaatcacactactaaatatatatgtacccaatgagagaccagcaaaatatctaatacaattattgacaaatttgaaagaggacatcattaataacacaataattatggaacacctcaacatggccctgtcaacacttgataggtcaaccagattgaaacaaaaaatatactagccctaaaaaagagaaatggaagaaagaggcctagtagatatatataggatactctattcccagaaacctggatacacattcgttttttatatctttatttaaacaccttgattacaaatatgattgtagttgggttttagtcatgtaaagaacacccccctttagcAGCACAACATTCCCATATTcattgtcccaaatcttccttctccccaccccaccccgcctgtgtttaaataaagatattaataataaaaacttctTTCAAGAAGTACttaacatgaaaaaattttctaTCCAAAACAAGCATTGTTGCACACAGCACAGGACTAAGAAGCAACAAGAATATTCACTCTAGAAAACATGTTTTCTATTCATGTGTGTAGTTAGGCACAAGTTTATTGCAAATAAATTATACAGCTTGTATAGAGTTTCAGATTTAGTACTTGTAACCAAAAACAAGGTAACATTCCTCTCTAAGCTGTGtatattatgaataaatattatgTGTACTATAAATTATTGACCTGTTTCACAAAAAACTTAATAGTAAAATAACTCTAGAAAAAATAGCACCTTGATAATAAAGGAATACATCAATTGAttaatgagaagaagaaataataaaagttcaTCATCACAGAATGCTgataacaaatatattaattaatatatatataaagagctgGGAGATTATTCAATGAGCTGAGGATATGTTTTCCATATCCTCAAAATCTGGCACCACATCTGTTAAACAGAATTTAGAGTGGATCCCAAATAGTACTGGTggagacccaaaataaaaaattcatagtCCATGATATCTCCAGATTGAAGTCAATCAAATCCTATGAATGAGTGAATAACTAGGTTGATGAAAGTATATGTGATTGAACAAATTAAAGAGGGTATTGCTAAATTAAGAAATATCAATGAGTGAATTTGTTGTTATACACACAAAGGATTAATACATGAATGAATCCGATCacatcttattaaaaataataaatcagagaTTGAATATCAATACAATATCATggaagtaataaataaattaatgttaaaCTTAGAAATGGTGGAACAGATGACTTAAGGATGAGTTGAAGTAAAATTAGAACAAAGcaataaatttaattcaaatgATAATATATATAGGAATAATGAATTAGCTAATAGATAACATGCTGCTCATTGAAggaaacattaataaataaatatatcatccaATTAAGTGAATGAAagtcaatgtttaaataaaacctGGGTGATAAAATCTAAGTGCATACTTgtgaaataatgaataaaataagatagacaaTTGAATGTGTGGGCGAATAGATGGATGCAGGTGTATAAGGATGAAGAGAATATGGAGGGGTGAGTTGATAATTAAATGATGAGAAAAATTGTACAAACATGTCAACAAAATCTTGGTTCATCATCCCAGATTATTGACTGGATTGGGAGCACATTGAAACCCTTAATGCTTCACTTTGAGAGCCACAGCGACATTTTTGGACAGAAATTCATAAAGGAGATAGAGACCCTTTTCTCAAGAGGCCCCATTCTGCCCACCTGCAACATCAGGGTACTTGAGCATGAGCAGGCATGCAGAACGGAGCGTGGTGCTGGTGGTTTCTGTGCCAGCAAATAAGAGTGCGAATGCACTGATGACGAGCTGCTTCTGATCAAAGTAGGTATTGGGGTCAGACTTTTcctttataagaagaaaaaattcaagtCACAGAACTTGAAGCTTCTGTACACATGTAAAAATCTGGCTTTCTCATCTGTTTCCTGTTTTCGCACATCCTTCAGCAAATATGGCTGAATTGGTCTCTATGTCTCTTTTTCCCCCTATTATTTGGTGCCCTAACATATTGCATTTTTCCAAATATCCCCTCTCCGTCTGTACTTCCATTCCTGCCCTTCTCCTAGTACCccatttctttcccttctcaCTTTCCATCTTTGCTTCCCACCCATCACCAAGTCTCTCCGGGGTCCCACTTTGTCCATTCGGATCAGGAAGGTGTCAATGAAGTCCCTGGGAGCAGTGTAGTCCAGGGTCTCACGGTGATTCTCCACACTACGACTGATGAAGGCGATGATTTCATGCATGTTTTTGACGACTTGTCGATGTGAGCCAGGAAATTACCTCAAGAAGCCAGAGAAGAGCTCAAACATCTGTGGGCGAGAAGGGAAAAATGGAGCCTTTGTGCCCTTGTTAGAAAGTCACAGTGAGTGGCAAGTATACTGGTCTCAAATTCTCCCCAGAATCTATCTATTTCTGTCTGTACTTTTGTCCTTACACTGATTCTGTATTCTCaactttttctatttctctctcttttttcattcacaTACTTATTGATTTCCAAATTGGAATGAGGAGTTGTATAACGTTCATATCTTTCATTAATGGAATGGAGAATAATACATACTTGGAGACCTTTTCACCAATTTCTATTCCATgttcctttcttgtttctttgtgttttcatCTCTTCTAAACTCTCTTAATATGGTAGTTGACATCAGCGTCTATTTTGTTCAAATCGCTCTTTGATACTTCCTGAATCTGTACATCTGTCACTGCATTTCCCTGCTTCATCCTGCCTCTCTGCATCTCCAGAAATGATTACATGATGCAGCCCAATTCACTTATTTGGGTTTAGATTTTTACTAGTATGTCTGATATTAAGTGTCCTGTTTACATCTTAGCAAATCATTGCCAGAAATGCAAATCTATAAAAGTAAGATGCAAAGTTGCTCACTACATCTTCCTTGAAAGGGAACTATCACAGTTATCTGGATTCTCCAGCTCCAATATTTAATCTCTCCTCAAGTTTCTCTGTTGATGAGACCATCACAACACCTcacagggatctctcctgatttCTCAACTTGCACTCACACTGGAGGGGATGAAACCACATGTAGACTTTCTTTTTAATCTACTATCATGCTGAGGAAAGCCTGCTACAGGTTGCACTGTACATCTACATTGGTTTGTTTGGATTTGGAGAAAATAGCAGTGTTCCACAATTACTCTTAGCTGTATTCAGCAATCACTTTTCTTGGTGCTCATTGGAAAATTTGTGGTTTTGGGGATTGTGCTCTGCTAAGCCATGCAACAGCAGCTATTTGCCTACTGTATGATCAATTAAAGTCCTTATAACTTTAAACACCCTCAACAACATAATTGAAACTGTGCAGACCAGtgaaaaagtgttcatcatcatTGATTCTGATGCAAAAAATAACAGCAATGAGTTATCATCTGATCCAAGTGAGTTCAGAATTATCCAGAAGACTGGAAGCATTCTTCTTGAGGATCAGAAATAAAGGAACTCTTTCACTGTTGGGGAGAATCTTATCTGCTTTAGCTCTGTGGAAGGTAGTCATGGACACTtctccaaaaagaataaaaatacccATAATAAGAATAccccaaaattctatttttagcatttctactctaaactcaaacatattaattcaaaaagataaatgtatttttatattcactGTGGTGCATAGTATAATTAACAGGCTATGGAAGCAGTTGATCAATTCAATGATAGAATAATGGATAAATAAAGTGGGGTATGTTTGTAAAATACAACAGTAAGAGGTGATGAAATCAGAGTATGTAGCAATGTGGCTGTTATTGGTCAATTATAGGTTAAGTAAATTAAAGGGAGAATAAATACTGGATAAACTTTAATCTACTTTGTATTCTAAAGACAGAAAATGAGATAGACTGTTATGTTGGAAAAGGGGAGTTCTTTTGACTTGAGGTAAATCCCTGTTAACATTTCAATAGACCAATTTCTCTCTGTTGTTAAAACATGTTTCTCTGTGATATTGATAATACCTTTTTCTTAGGGATTGGGACTGTTGGACTGGACATTTTTGACATAGTGTCTTCTTAGGCAATTCTATAATGtttctcaaatagtttttattaggAATGGTGATTTCTTAGTGATGGGTGTGATCACAGTAGAATTGACCAAGCTATTGGTCTCTGTTTTTAGTTTACTTTTACAGGATGTAATTTCAAGGTAAGAAAGATTAGGCCCAAAGAGAGAGCTTATTCCTGGAATCAGGCTGTAAACCATAAGGACATTCCAATGAAGGACATCTTGCATTCCATCCTGAAGGGACAGAGGAAGGTGGAACCAAACTGACATTCCAACATGGGGACACCTTGGTCCCCAGAGATGGcagatggcccttgaagattagaaaggaataattgcacacagtcactaaaaaagagaataacacatagatggcacaataggtatagaataagggtaaaatctagtttaatgctattatCGCTTCTGTCACTGGCTTGCTTGAAGTATGATACAATAAAAAAGGTCCCCTTACACTAATTTCTCTGGTCACTACACTGTCAAGGGAACGGGTTCTTCACCCTGTACATTAGGAGACCACCTGAAGGGTCAAACCCGTATCTCTGCATGCTATCTGCCTAGGAGTTGGGGGTtaatgatgtcatgaaggggctgaacaacccccccttttttttagccttttctgtaaaaaaaaatcgtTGTATGATTTaaactgtataaacctatgaaatgctttacCTGTATGCACATTATCATATaaattcccttaaatgtttgtgaCTTTGGATCCTCGGGGTCTCACTACAGACCAAATTCCTGGCTTGCAGTGACATCCCAGAGATCTGGAAAGGAAATAAATCTGTGTTGCTGATTTACATCTCTGAAGGTTTGTGGTCTCTAATAAGTCGGTGAAGTCTCCCAAACTGCGGGCATCCCGGACCCCAGGCTTTCTCCGTGGGTCCTGTGTTGTCCCAGACCTTGGACCTCCCCAGGCCCTAGACTCTCTTGGTCCCTTTATAATAGAAACTTTCTCCCATCATGGTTAGAACTTCAAGCACTCAACACAGGGGggttatatttttaagcattctgtaccatttcacctgggtcagctttttaaCTGTGACCCATGGATCGATCCTCTATCAtcagtgtctatgtgtgtgcataaATGTGTGTTTTGGCCACCTGAATGTCTGTCTAATTTccgtctgtaatatacataattgttgcaagtcagcccctgaagaggttgactgatggagggatggaggatgaggtctttccccttcagcttgaaacacgcatctgccaccctgtctagccgacggttctgaggtgaaatggtgggtaaacagctcgcagacgtcaggcttgtggaaatattagctttattcagtggacaagactgaagtccaaagcctcagcatcagttcctgccaaaaagcctctcgccttcacagacccttgtttttatcccccagaatcaggtaccacccaatggtgggatcagataccacccaatggacgaagcagaatcaggtaccaccctagggtggaggcagaatgctaagtcacaccctagggtagagcataatcaccgatcaggttagggtcagtaacataataatcccctaaaatatttacatacacaacacataatgtttgtttatgttgtatattatCCTTTCTCCTTATAAATAAACCCTCCTTCCTCACTTCACTTATCAccttacacattcttttctagcccttctctctctcaccctatctgttttttcccccattttaaccctttttaccttcagttcttaacttctCAAAAAGAGGAACACTCCCTCACACCAGCCAGCTCCCAACCAGCtctcaaagtgaaaagataaagtctcagcctgagaagatgcCACTACTTGCTGCTGATTAGCAATCCATGACATCTTTTCTCCCACCTTCCTTTGTTGCAGACTGTTGTTTGCTACCAGATTAGGTTCCTGTTAAGTGCTCAGTCGAGGTCTTTATTTGATATGTGACTAGtaggagccttttttttttagactccacaagtccaaatcacaggctgaagatGTGCTCCAAATTTTAACTCCCCCAGACTATtgcaaaagacttaaaggggacatgtatagcTCCTATGAATATTTCTTTGGATGTATTTCTTTTATAGATATAACTCTTACTGTATATCTTATTATGTAGCTGCAATTTCCGCATTTTGGGGGAGtcatttagtaggaaattctagtagatatgtTTCtttagtgttctgagttcatattAAAACCAGTTTAATGGaattatttagcttgttatttttacataTTCACTAGTCAAATGCACTAGTCATACCATGTGGCAGTGATGGCAAACTGGCATGTaagaaggtccacaattaagatatgtggcgaGGAGGGAGgcaagtgtgccggtgtctgttttgcagctcacctggcaacagggctggactggtcattgggaggactgggcattgtCCCATTGAGCAGTGGTCCATCCTCCTGTGCTGGCTGCAGTCCTGTGAGTAGATGTTTAGCCTGTCTGTCTTCCCCTTAGTAGCCTATGAGCCAGGCAGTGTGAGAGGGGGAagtggggggagaaagagaagctTCATACTGAGTCTATCACAGAAACTCAGTGAGGCTGTAGTGTGACTCCACATGTGACACCTGTAATCAGGAACAGTTCCTAGTGCTCCCATACTAGAGAGGTGAGGATATGGGTGATGTTAATGTGTCTAATAATGTGCTCCTCTGTAAAAACCTCTATATCTTCTATGGAGGACATGCTAAattggaggaaataaaaaagctgattATGATGATTGCATAGAGAATTTCAGTAAGCAAGAGGAGGGCTGGACTCTCTGTGAACAACCAACACACAAATTCTCTGTGCTGTACCTTATGGAAAACTCAATATAGCAAAAAATAGTAAGGTGTATATGTAGCCCTTCACAGTGCTTTTGTaaacatcataataaaataacaaaggctccaataatgaaaaataaaagtctatttcCCATACACTCAGGTCACCTCTTGATTAGTTGTTATTGTGACTAATCCAATGCTGTATATTCATTAATGTGATTAATCCAGTTTGCAGTTCATTTTAGTTGGGAAATCACAGTCACTTCTCCAATACATcaagactaaaaataaaacatctcttcTTAGTCCTCTGCTGTCACATAAACCTCCAGCTCACTAAGCTTGGACATTGTTGAGCTGCCCCTTGTTATCTAGATTTTTCATTGTAAACAGCGTGGACCCTGTGGTTTGGTTTTACTGATAAGTACTTGGCATTTTTGTTTCAAAGGCGAGAGTCTGTCATTGCTTTTGTAGAACATTAAAGTTTGAACATATCGCACGATTATCTTTCCCATGCATTTTCCTTTAAATTACATTGTGTTTTGAAGGATAAAATTGTGCAGTGCACCTCTGAGATGCCGCTAAGCAGAATCCTGCAAATGTTAGCAATCTGAGAATGGCTGCTGATGTCAGTCAACAGCTTACTTGCAACTTACAAAAGGCACCCTTCTACTTCATGTGCTTGGAGGAAAGTACAGATATTACAAACGATGCAGAGCTAGCGCTCATTTTGTGTTATGGTACTGGTGCCATCATGGGAGAAGAACTGGTAAAACTGCTGTCTTTGCCTGGAAGAACACAAAGAATAGATATCCAATGCTGTGATGGAGGCTTTCTGTTCACTAGACATAAATCCAGAAAAAGTGGTTTCAGTTATTAGCGATGGAGCACCTAGCATGGTGGGGACAATATCaggattcattcatttctttgctaAAGAAGTAAAACATCCACTGATTCAATTTTATTGCATAATACACCAAGAGGTTCTCTTTGCCAAAGAAAGCAGCAAAGAACTTGACGATGTCCTCAAAGATGTAACAAAACTGGTGAACTTCATCATGGCGCATTCTCTTAATTTTCCACAATTTCAAGCCCTTTTTGATGAAGTTCAGGCACAATGTAACACTTTACTGATGTACAATAATGTCCAATGGCTGAGCAGAAGACGAGTGTTAGAGAAATTTCTTGGACAAATTTAGGCTATTTATGAACGAAAAGGGGGAAGACTATCCTCAACTCACCAACATGGCCTGACTTACCAACCTCATGTTTTTACAGATTTTACTAACCACTTTAATGtactaaacaaaaaattacaaggcATGGGAAAAACAGTAGAAAGCATGTGTAGTGATATCAAAGCTTTTGAGAGAAAACTGCATGTTTTTGAAAAAGACCTTGAGAGTGGACAGCTAAAATATTCTCTGAACCTAAAAATACATTTGGATAATTTACAACATTTGTGGACAGTCATAAAAAATACCAGGAAATCCACCATTGTAACCAAAGTAACGGAGAATTTTTGTAAAAGATTTTCTCAGTTCCAGAAGATGGGGACAATCCTTTCATTTATAACTTCCCCAGAAAAGTCCacatttgaagattttttttttgcagaaggtttgggccacacggggtaatgctcaggggttactcctggctatgcgctcagaggtggctcctggcttgggggaccatatgggatgcctggggattgaaccacggtccatcctaggctagcgctttcaaggcatataccatacctctagtgccaccacgctaGCCCCGACATTTGAAGATCTTGATCTTTCCTGCTTACAGTGGTTGAATATTCAAAATTTGAAAATGGAACTACTGAAATTTCAAGAAAGCTCTATCTGGAAAAGTAAAGTCAATGACTTGTGTGCGGCTCTTCAATGTATTGAATGTGAGAGGGTGACAAATGAAATCACTGCTAGCACTTCTGAAAATGAAATCCTAAAAGCGTGGAATTCTCTGCCAGACAATGTTAAGTCCATAAAAGCACTTGGGATTGCTCTTCTTACTTTGTTTGTGAGCTGCTTGTGAGCAGCTGTTTTTGGCTTTGAATCATATAAAATCTGATGCTAGAAACAGAATAATGGATGACATGAATGCTGCATGTGTTGCTCTATAATTAATGCACTATGAGCCAAGGATTGATAAGTTATCAGCAtgcatgcaaaaacaaaaatcacattaatttttttcagagcatGCTCAATGCATGTTTACATGAAGTAGTGTTTTCAGTTAGCAATTAAGATACTTTCtcagttatttaaatattatttaaagaggttatttaaaaaaaagggactTTACATGGTCCTGTTGTATTCCAATCTGGAATTTCCAATAAAAACGGTTGGTTTAATTGACagatcttttggtttttttttttttacatcatatTATTCGAAATGTAATGAtctaaataatttcaaatttgattgtaaattttacaaaaaaatttttacaaaaaaactCTTTGGGAATACATACCGAATCTTGACACAGTTAACAGTTTaagaagtttatctttttttttttactcaggatACATTTGACATATTAtgttaataatacatttaaagcATATTGTGTGACTGAATCAAATATTTCctaaatttattaaattgaataaaattattaaaacattataaattgccaataaattgaaattaaaaacaaaaaattattaatcaAATTGATTCTCTGACAATACAAAGATCCCaatctttaaaaatgatgttaCATAGTTCAGGCAgctttataaagagtttttagatactaaaagctcgttattaaggtttaattgatgtgttGGCACTTTGAGCAAATTCtatggttttgtgcggcagtttggccACGCTGGCTCATACAGATTAGCCATCACTGTCATATGGCATTTTCCTGGTAGAATTCTGtttctggtgctggtgtgggaaaTA
This window of the Suncus etruscus isolate mSunEtr1 chromosome 14, mSunEtr1.pri.cur, whole genome shotgun sequence genome carries:
- the LOC126028175 gene encoding ATP synthase membrane subunit K, mitochondrial-like, producing the protein MVGPEVDAQFQFTGIKKFFNSYTMTGRMNCVLATYGGIALLVLYFKLKSKKPQL
- the LOC126028177 gene encoding cytochrome P450 2B11-like — encoded protein: GSHRQVVKNMHEIIAFISRSVENHRETLDYTAPRDFIDTFLIRMDKEKSDPNTYFDQKQLVISAFALLFAGTETTSTTLRSACLLMLKYPDVAGGQNGAS